One Tubulanus polymorphus chromosome 5, tnTubPoly1.2, whole genome shotgun sequence DNA segment encodes these proteins:
- the LOC141905929 gene encoding neuropeptide receptor 15-like, with translation MRSSVTNVLILNLAMADFFVMLFGIPDIIQFVRNRGWTLGQDTCRAMRYIMTSSVYASVMTLMALCVERYIAIVHPIKAHIMCSKKRILAVIACIWPLAIICCLPNGLYLVTTQHQEYVYCLLVFPGHEITSMMIYKYSESILFYVIPLVVQITLYSIIGFQLFAGTEKLHRRRTTKSENGVEKMIVSDAIKARKGVVKMLVVCIVVYFFCYSPNQILILYNTFADKPFHHTWNFKAFTLALVTMNSAANPIMYSIFSQNFRRKFKKVIMCGFGTKNNKKATNMDSFGGSRANTTRFTSLKTSTVTEM, from the exons ATGCGAAGTTCGGTGACAAACGTTCTCATCCTGAATCTAGCGATGGCCGACTTCTTTGTAATGCTTTTTGGTATTCCTGATATCATACAGTTTGTCCGCAACAGAGGCTGGACACTCGGGCAAGACACGTGCAGAGCAATGAGGTACATAATGACCTCTTCCGTGTATGCGTCAGTGATGACATTAATGGCTCTTTGCGTTGAGAG gTACATTGCAATAGTCCATCCGATCAAGGCACATATCATGTGCAGCAAGAAGAGAATTCTAGCTGTTATAGCATGTATCTGGCCGCTTGCCATAATTTGCTGTTTACCGAACGGTTTGTATTTGGTAACCACGCAACACCAGGAGTACGTATACTGCCTTCTGGTATTTCCCGGACATGAAATTACATCTATGATGATCTACAAGTATTCGGAaagcattttattctatgtgaTTCCGCTTGTCGTGCAGATAACGCTGTACTCGATCATCGGATTCCAACTTTTCGCCGGCACTGAGAAACTACACCGACGCCGTACGACCAAATCGGAAAATGGCGTCGAAAAAATGATCGTGTCTGATGCCATCAAAGCCCGAAAAGGTGTCGTTAAAATGCTCGTCGTGTGTATCGTCGTGTACTTTTTCTGTTATTCGCCGAATCAGATATTAATTTTGTACAATACTTTCGCTGACAAACCTTTCCACCACACGTGGAATTTCAAAGCGTTTACGCTGGCGCTGGTGACGATGAACAGCGCCGCCAATCCGATTATGTACAGCATATTCAGTCAGAACTTTCGTCGGAAATTCAAGAAAGTGATTATGTGCGGTTTCGGGACAAAGAACAATAAAAAGGCAACGAATATGGATTCGTTTGGTGGTTCGCGAGCCAACACAACCAGATTCACAAGTCTTAAAACGTCTACTGTGACAGAAATGTAA
- the LOC141905337 gene encoding allatostatin-A receptor-like — MEYYSIGNSSDPGVDGSGKSTEIWRMAPMTPIMRNDTNNLSIVMSPNSTTCDQFLNAEAVIAAVEYYVPPIVLTIGLIGNTLSFFVMIRPWNRRNSTCFFMAALAIADNLVLLCWLLQWLLDYYIGAILTTWLCKSRKYLVMTMFRISAWIIVAMTIDKAIAVNFPIKSTRICTSKYAKIEVIVLTILLLVTNAQYLVISDIVFFQATGKRQCVFVHATPSALQIINLTGLLSGTILPICFIVIANLCIVFGINRARKRGMNLGLRRPSRVHEARMTRSLLLVSCAFLLFVSPFRILILVKDEMTLTKCTTNAEIMAILSAIFRSFLFVNSAVNFILYCIGGGTKFRLELRDILRLPLGGGKRKSGRNGGHLPGQRTLSASSVSTSITRTRSPTTTSLV, encoded by the coding sequence ATGGAATACTATTCTATCGGTAATAGTTCAGACCCTGGCGTCGACGGAAGTGGCAAAAGTACGGAAATATGGAGAATGGCGCCAATGACACCGATAATGCGAAACGACACAAACAACTTGTCGATAGTAATGTCCCCGAACTCGACAACGTGCGATCAGTTTCTAAACGCAGAAGCCGTGATAGCAGCCGTGGAATACTACGTACCACCGATTGTCCTCACTATAGGTCTGATCGGCAATACGCTTAGTTTTTTCGTTATGATAAGACCATGGAATCGACGGAATAGTACGTGTTTTTTCATGGCAGCGTTGGCCATTGCGGACAATCTAGTTTTACTCTGTTGGCTATTACAATGGCTACTCGACTATTATATCGGTGCAATTTTGACCACGTGGCTGTGTAAGAGTAGGAAATATCTGGTGATGACTATGTTCAGGATATCGGCATGGATTATAGTCGCTATGACAATTGATAAAGCGATAGCCGTCAACTTTCCAATCAAATCGACGCGAATTTGTACATCGAAATATGCTAAAATTGAAGTAATTGTTTTAACTATACTTCTTTTGGTAACGAATGCTCAATATCTGGTTATTTCGGACATTGTATTCTTTCAAGCGACCGGCAAACGTCAATGCGTGTTTGTCCACGCGACGCCAAGTGCCCTTCAAATAATTAACCTCACAGGTTTACTTTCCGGAACTATTCTTCCCATTTGTTTCATAGTAATTGCTAATTTGTGCATCGTATTTGGCATAAATCGGGCCAGAAAACGAGGCATGAACTTAGGACTGCGGAGACCGAGTCGAGTTCACGAGGCACGAATGACCCGTTCACTGCTGCTGGTATCGTGTGCTTTCTTACTATTTGTGTCACCGTTCAGAATACTAATACTCGTCAAAGATGAAATGACCCTTACAAAGTGTACAACTAATGCCGAGATAATGGCCATACTTTCGGCAATATTCAGAAGTTTTCTATTCGTAAATAGCGCCGTCAATTTCATCCTCTACTGTATCGGTGGCGGAACAAAGTTCAGATTAGAATTGCGTGACATCCTTAGACTTCCATTAGGTGGCGGGAAAAGGAAATCAGGTCGTAATGGCGGACATCTACCTGGCCAACGAACGCTATCAGCAAGTTCGGTATCAACAAGCATCACCCGAACTCGATCACCAACTACAACTTCACTCGTATGA